Proteins encoded in a region of the Chryseobacterium piperi genome:
- the pgl gene encoding 6-phosphogluconolactonase yields MNITVFDNLEKLYKKAADTFVDLSKKAIEKRERFVVALSGGSSPKAIFELLATNEYADKIEWNKVYFFWVDERWVPLDDDKSNARMTFETLLDKVPVNKDHIFPMYKDGVTPENYAAEYEQEINKVLGDAGVFDFILLGMGDDGHTASLFPGESVLDEKEKWVSAYYLKPQEMFRITLTAPLINKAENILIVAFGEGKKHALNEVLNGEYNPKLYPLQLIDKKEGVQFFTDEKARG; encoded by the coding sequence ATGAATATTACGGTATTTGATAATTTAGAGAAACTGTATAAAAAAGCAGCCGATACATTTGTTGACCTTTCAAAAAAAGCAATTGAGAAAAGAGAGCGTTTTGTCGTAGCTTTAAGTGGGGGATCTTCCCCTAAAGCCATTTTTGAATTGCTGGCCACTAATGAATATGCCGATAAAATCGAATGGAACAAAGTGTACTTTTTCTGGGTAGACGAACGATGGGTCCCTTTGGATGATGATAAAAGTAATGCACGAATGACATTCGAGACGCTTCTCGATAAAGTTCCTGTCAATAAGGATCACATCTTTCCTATGTATAAGGATGGAGTAACGCCTGAGAATTATGCTGCAGAATATGAACAAGAGATCAATAAAGTACTTGGAGATGCGGGTGTTTTTGATTTTATCCTTTTAGGAATGGGAGATGACGGTCACACGGCTTCTTTATTTCCGGGTGAAAGTGTATTGGATGAAAAAGAAAAATGGGTTTCTGCCTATTATCTGAAACCCCAGGAAATGTTCAGAATCACGTTGACGGCACCATTAATTAATAAAGCTGAAAATATACTAATTGTTGCCTTCGGTGAAGGAAAAAAACATGCATTAAATGAGGTGCTTAATGGAGAATATAACCCTAAATTATATCCATTACAGCTTATTGATAAAAAAGAAGGAGTTCAGTTTTTTACTGATGAAAAAGCACGGGGATAG
- a CDS encoding TonB-dependent receptor — MNRRIQILSILFLGASQIAFSQIKEEKLILNKKREPEVRKIEKKKTSVETIKNYPPEEKSQNPVQYRITDVPAVSDFKTSTIQGEDVTPKFDGTAQNNYLQFGMGNYGKILGDANISKTLNNKLEVGADVHFLSTLGLRREYAWDSKQSSASIGAFLNSYGEKGKFNLNAQYGLDNNRYYGIYALEPAADVDLKQRVNQFNVNGYYDFYSNEILNDVRVKSSFLKDRFDAQENQASVLVNLSKHAVDLSKSGIVMNADLGVGLETVKTDFAIRDRNSSSFFNATLDPKVTFAKGESYLMLGSSFAFLNGKNSNDLMAEQMKNNKSYWFPKAEFQFAAAKEFKFYGGVDGGLKLNTYSDLLQQNPFILSDQMLRPTETRYHFYAGLRGDIDETIKYDFSAGFGKMRDILFFKANDLFNNDYTLNRSAYNFANTFSAVYDDGNVSDIKGSVQYFPLANLILDAELHFTKYNLKNYDNIYNVPLFNASIGAKYTMLDKKLLLGFKGIFASDRTTNSYSIEGVANPAMMYQSTENTNDKVGGYADLNLSAEYKFHKNFSIFATGNNLLNSNYQTYKGYKVLGAQILGGVKISF, encoded by the coding sequence ATGAACAGAAGAATTCAAATATTATCCATATTATTTTTAGGGGCTTCGCAGATTGCGTTTTCCCAGATTAAAGAAGAAAAGCTGATTCTTAATAAAAAAAGAGAACCGGAAGTCAGAAAAATCGAAAAGAAAAAGACTTCCGTGGAAACTATTAAGAATTATCCGCCGGAAGAAAAGTCTCAGAATCCTGTACAATACAGGATTACGGATGTTCCTGCGGTTTCTGACTTCAAAACTTCTACGATTCAAGGGGAAGACGTTACTCCAAAATTTGACGGAACTGCACAGAATAACTATCTACAGTTTGGAATGGGGAACTATGGGAAAATTTTAGGAGACGCTAATATTTCCAAAACCCTTAATAACAAACTGGAAGTAGGAGCAGATGTACATTTCCTTTCAACATTAGGATTAAGAAGAGAATATGCGTGGGATTCTAAACAGAGTTCTGCAAGTATTGGAGCTTTCTTAAATTCTTATGGAGAAAAAGGGAAGTTTAACCTAAATGCTCAATATGGACTGGATAATAACAGGTATTACGGAATTTATGCTCTTGAACCGGCTGCTGATGTTGATTTAAAACAAAGAGTGAATCAGTTTAATGTAAACGGATACTATGACTTTTATTCTAATGAAATTTTGAACGATGTAAGAGTGAAGTCTTCATTTTTAAAGGATCGTTTTGATGCTCAGGAAAATCAGGCTTCCGTTTTGGTGAACTTATCAAAACATGCAGTCGATTTGTCCAAAAGCGGGATCGTTATGAATGCTGATTTAGGAGTAGGACTGGAAACTGTGAAAACTGATTTCGCGATCAGAGACAGAAACTCATCAAGCTTTTTCAATGCTACTTTAGATCCTAAAGTTACTTTCGCTAAAGGAGAGTCTTATTTAATGTTAGGTTCTTCATTTGCATTCCTGAATGGTAAAAATTCAAATGACCTGATGGCAGAACAGATGAAGAATAATAAAAGCTATTGGTTTCCAAAAGCTGAATTCCAGTTTGCAGCTGCAAAAGAATTTAAATTCTACGGTGGGGTAGATGGTGGTTTAAAGCTGAATACGTACAGTGATTTATTGCAGCAAAATCCGTTTATCCTTTCTGATCAGATGTTGAGACCAACGGAAACAAGATATCATTTCTATGCCGGTTTAAGAGGGGATATTGATGAAACAATCAAATATGACTTTTCTGCAGGTTTTGGAAAAATGAGAGATATCCTATTCTTCAAAGCCAATGATTTATTCAACAATGATTATACATTAAATCGTTCTGCCTACAATTTTGCCAATACATTCTCCGCTGTTTATGATGACGGAAACGTAAGTGATATCAAAGGTAGTGTTCAGTATTTTCCTTTAGCAAATCTGATTTTGGATGCTGAACTTCATTTCACAAAATACAATTTAAAGAATTACGATAATATTTATAACGTTCCATTGTTCAATGCAAGCATTGGTGCTAAGTACACTATGCTGGACAAAAAACTATTGTTAGGATTCAAAGGAATCTTTGCAAGTGACAGAACGACAAACTCTTACTCTATTGAAGGTGTTGCCAATCCGGCAATGATGTATCAGTCTACAGAGAATACCAATGATAAAGTTGGTGGTTATGCTGATTTAAATCTTTCCGCGGAGTATAAATTTCACAAAAATTTCAGTATTTTTGCAACCGGAAATAATCTTCTGAACTCCAACTACCAGACCTATAAAGGGTATAAAGTATTGGGTGCCCAGATTTTGGGTGGTGTGAAGATTAGTTTCTAA
- a CDS encoding lactonase family protein produces the protein MVILLTCTQLYSQNTYVFFGSFNWDKSTEGIYVYKLDTLSGKLSKITSVKGVVNPSFLTLSPNGKYLFACTESKTPNAGSVSSFEFKNEKLTFINTQKSGGENPVYVTVHQNGKWLINGNYTEGSVSVYPLSEDGAIQPAVQNFQFSEGSINKARQDRSHIHSTVFSPDFNYVFLPDLGADKIRAYQFNNGEKEPLEITEQPYQSVLGSGPRHFTFHPNGHFAYCIEELSGTVSAYTYENGKLESIQRINTHTDRYKKGFESSDVHISPDGHFLYASNRGKENNIAIFSILKDGRLKNVGYQKTFGKQLRVFDMDETGKFLIVANAFSGDAFVFKRDPNTGLLKRVGRKVKIEGVSSVKIKKY, from the coding sequence ATGGTTATTCTATTAACCTGTACTCAATTATATTCCCAGAATACTTATGTCTTTTTTGGTTCCTTTAACTGGGATAAATCAACCGAAGGAATTTATGTTTATAAGTTGGATACGCTCTCGGGAAAACTATCTAAAATAACATCTGTTAAAGGGGTTGTTAATCCTTCATTTCTGACCCTATCTCCCAACGGGAAATATCTTTTTGCTTGTACCGAAAGTAAAACCCCCAATGCCGGAAGTGTCAGTAGCTTCGAGTTCAAAAATGAAAAACTGACTTTTATAAATACACAAAAGAGTGGTGGGGAAAATCCGGTTTACGTCACGGTTCATCAAAATGGGAAATGGCTGATTAACGGAAACTATACGGAAGGAAGTGTTTCGGTGTATCCATTGTCTGAAGATGGTGCCATACAACCGGCTGTCCAAAACTTTCAATTTTCAGAAGGAAGTATCAATAAAGCCAGACAGGATCGTTCGCATATTCATTCAACCGTATTTTCACCCGATTTTAACTATGTCTTTTTGCCTGATCTTGGAGCAGACAAAATAAGAGCCTATCAATTCAACAATGGGGAAAAAGAGCCTTTGGAAATTACTGAACAACCTTATCAATCTGTTTTAGGAAGTGGTCCCAGACATTTTACTTTTCATCCTAATGGCCACTTTGCGTATTGTATTGAAGAATTATCCGGAACTGTGAGTGCCTATACCTATGAAAATGGAAAATTAGAAAGCATTCAGAGAATTAATACCCATACTGACCGGTACAAGAAAGGTTTTGAAAGTTCTGACGTCCACATTTCACCGGATGGTCATTTTTTGTATGCATCTAATCGAGGAAAAGAAAATAATATAGCCATTTTCTCTATTCTTAAAGACGGAAGGTTGAAAAATGTAGGCTACCAAAAAACTTTTGGAAAACAGCTGAGAGTATTTGATATGGATGAAACAGGAAAGTTTCTGATCGTTGCCAATGCCTTTAGTGGAGATGCTTTTGTTTTTAAACGTGATCCGAATACGGGATTATTGAAAAGAGTGGGAAGAAAGGTGAAAATAGAAGGAGTCTCTAGTGTAAAAATTAAGAAATATTAG
- the gndA gene encoding NADP-dependent phosphogluconate dehydrogenase, producing the protein MERYSYGMVGLGVMGRNLLYNIADNGFSIAGFDLDEQKIKELEEEGTSEMKIKGIGSMEDFVSALETPRKIILMVPAGKPVDAVLESITPFLSKGDIVIDAGNSYFQDTNRRIADLASKGFHFMGMGVSGGEKGARTGPSIMPGGDVEAFHLLKPMLEAISAKVDNEPCTAYMGKGSAGNYVKMVHNGIEYAIMQLISEAYDLLKRGAHLNNDQLYEVFKEWNSGEMNSFLIEITRDIFQQKDPLTGGYLVDQILDKAGAKGTGKWTSEQAMEIGVSIPTIDVAVTSRILSAYKDERIKASQLYPEKEITTPENIDLFIREVGDALFLATLISYAQGLALLVKASEEYNFQIPLKDVVKIWRGGCIIRSVLLEKFYTAYTKDPNLSNILLDKDIAVIVKEKISSLRKTAAFASLNGISGLGLQTALGYFDAYTTESLPVNLIQAQRDYFGAHTYQRTDREGVFHTSWQTTNH; encoded by the coding sequence ATGGAAAGATATAGTTACGGGATGGTCGGTCTTGGAGTAATGGGGAGAAATCTTCTTTATAATATTGCCGATAATGGTTTTTCGATCGCGGGATTTGACCTTGACGAACAGAAAATAAAAGAGCTGGAGGAAGAGGGTACCTCAGAGATGAAAATAAAAGGGATCGGTTCTATGGAAGATTTTGTATCTGCTTTGGAAACGCCCAGAAAAATTATTCTGATGGTTCCGGCAGGGAAGCCTGTAGATGCAGTACTAGAAAGCATCACTCCTTTTTTAAGCAAGGGAGATATCGTAATTGATGCTGGGAACTCGTATTTTCAAGATACGAATAGACGTATTGCTGATCTGGCATCGAAAGGTTTTCACTTTATGGGAATGGGAGTTTCAGGAGGTGAAAAAGGAGCCAGAACCGGACCTAGTATTATGCCGGGAGGAGATGTAGAAGCCTTCCATCTTCTGAAGCCAATGCTTGAAGCTATTTCTGCGAAAGTAGATAATGAACCTTGTACAGCTTATATGGGTAAAGGCTCTGCCGGAAATTATGTAAAGATGGTGCATAACGGGATTGAATATGCTATTATGCAGCTGATCAGTGAAGCTTATGATTTGCTAAAAAGAGGGGCTCATTTAAATAATGATCAGCTATATGAAGTTTTCAAAGAGTGGAATAGCGGTGAAATGAACTCTTTCCTGATTGAGATCACCAGAGATATCTTTCAACAGAAAGATCCGTTAACCGGAGGTTATCTTGTAGATCAGATTCTGGATAAAGCAGGAGCAAAGGGAACCGGTAAATGGACTTCTGAGCAGGCTATGGAAATTGGTGTTTCTATTCCGACTATTGATGTTGCTGTTACTTCAAGAATTTTATCAGCCTATAAAGACGAAAGAATTAAAGCTTCTCAGTTATATCCTGAGAAAGAGATAACCACTCCGGAAAATATTGATTTGTTTATCAGGGAAGTTGGAGATGCCTTATTCCTCGCTACACTAATCAGTTATGCGCAAGGTTTGGCTTTACTGGTAAAAGCATCTGAAGAATACAATTTTCAGATCCCGTTAAAAGATGTTGTGAAAATTTGGAGAGGAGGATGTATTATCCGTTCGGTTCTGTTAGAGAAGTTCTATACAGCTTACACCAAAGATCCTAATTTGTCTAATATTTTACTGGATAAGGATATCGCTGTAATTGTTAAGGAAAAAATTTCTTCATTACGAAAAACTGCAGCTTTTGCTTCTTTGAATGGTATTTCAGGTTTAGGCCTTCAAACTGCTTTAGGGTATTTTGATGCATATACAACAGAATCTCTACCGGTCAATTTAATCCAGGCACAGCGTGATTACTTTGGAGCACACACGTATCAGCGAACTGACAGAGAAGGTGTTTTTCATACTTCTTGGCAAACTACAAATCACTAA
- a CDS encoding M20 metallopeptidase family protein, which produces MKKIVSVIIGLAISVVSAQGVKNKDHIPKKVRKHSVYTATELEADRIFNKLVKVRRNLHENPELAGHEEHTQGLLKQYLLDLGLEVQTDIDGYGVIGILKGDKKGKKIAWRSDMDALPNDFPGETAFLSKTKGIGHGCGHDLHMAIGLGIAEVLAKNKDLLKGTVYFIFQPEEETFVGAKEMINNGLLSRIHPDQIYGLHVSALPVGQIMVRPNEMFAYQKRIRIQLKNELSKEDIKDLTKKIRNSLVRTAKGSKPWEIQQMSNPEMGLTNPNTMFKDYLIMDEEFNAYSKNNQFYLEAYLYETDSSRVKDIIPKVKKEVENSGYKDQLLSVSFSQENPTVINDEKLTNSAIKALESVYGKNVITPDYGQVPYFNDDFAYFQQKIPGVYFFLGGSNIEKGMNAMNHTPNFRADEESIRTGVKYFSSLILEQLNNH; this is translated from the coding sequence ATGAAAAAAATTGTATCAGTTATAATAGGGTTGGCTATTTCTGTTGTTTCTGCACAAGGTGTAAAAAACAAAGATCATATTCCCAAAAAGGTAAGAAAACACTCAGTATATACTGCTACTGAGCTTGAGGCAGATCGTATCTTTAATAAACTGGTAAAGGTCAGAAGAAATTTGCATGAGAACCCTGAACTGGCAGGTCATGAAGAACATACGCAGGGACTACTTAAGCAATATTTACTTGATTTAGGCCTTGAGGTTCAGACGGACATTGATGGCTATGGCGTTATCGGTATTTTAAAAGGAGATAAAAAAGGAAAAAAGATAGCATGGCGATCGGATATGGACGCTCTACCTAATGATTTCCCCGGCGAAACAGCCTTTCTCTCGAAGACCAAAGGAATAGGGCATGGTTGTGGTCATGATCTCCATATGGCCATAGGCTTGGGAATCGCTGAGGTTTTAGCCAAAAATAAAGACCTGTTAAAGGGAACAGTTTATTTCATATTCCAGCCGGAAGAAGAAACCTTTGTCGGAGCAAAAGAAATGATTAATAACGGACTGCTTTCCAGGATTCACCCTGATCAAATATATGGACTCCATGTAAGCGCTTTGCCAGTCGGTCAAATTATGGTAAGACCCAACGAAATGTTTGCTTATCAGAAAAGAATAAGAATCCAGTTAAAAAATGAATTATCAAAAGAGGATATCAAAGACTTAACAAAGAAAATCCGGAATTCTTTAGTTCGTACAGCTAAAGGTAGTAAACCTTGGGAAATACAGCAAATGAGTAATCCTGAAATGGGACTGACCAATCCTAATACGATGTTTAAAGATTACCTCATTATGGATGAGGAATTTAATGCTTATTCTAAAAATAATCAGTTTTATTTGGAGGCCTATTTGTATGAGACTGATTCATCCAGGGTAAAAGATATTATTCCTAAAGTGAAGAAAGAGGTGGAAAACAGTGGATACAAAGATCAGTTGCTTTCCGTTTCATTTTCACAAGAAAATCCAACCGTTATCAACGATGAAAAGCTAACAAATAGTGCCATAAAAGCACTTGAGAGTGTATATGGAAAAAATGTTATTACTCCTGATTACGGGCAGGTTCCCTATTTCAATGATGACTTTGCCTATTTTCAGCAAAAGATACCTGGTGTTTACTTTTTTCTTGGTGGATCCAATATCGAAAAAGGAATGAACGCGATGAATCATACACCTAATTTTCGGGCAGATGAGGAAAGCATCAGAACAGGAGTTAAATATTTTTCTTCGTTAATTCTGGAACAACTCAATAACCATTGA
- a CDS encoding T9SS type A sorting domain-containing protein — protein sequence MKRQLFFKKQVFVLLFFSLFSFLCAQNNSWQPLGPNDFSQPSFGTSDITSLSIAPNGTIYFGYSDYSNNGKATVKKFNGINWETVGVEGFSDGIILQIKLTTAPDSTPYIAYQDYAHGNKTSVMKFNGTNWETVGTPGFSTGPAIFTSLVIAPGNIPYLGYSDLNNSNKATIMKFNGNNWETLGTGGISAGDAQYVSLALAQNGTLYAGYRDIVNGGKATVKKFDGANWVTVGTEGFSTDMSAAYTSLVIAPNGTPYIGYSDFYDTEKATVMKFNGSNWETVGPAQFSDGTAVYTCLAISPDGSPYMAYSDGTNNWKATVKKFNGTSWMTIGTPGISAGGINYYTDLSFTPDSKKIIIGYSLSTSNGIFAKYYDTAELNISETEIQHPGIYPNPTKGELNIKTAKKIKSATVLDLSGRIILTTSSSKVNISFVPKGAYMLNIQFSDGTTFSQKIMKE from the coding sequence ATGAAACGACAATTATTCTTTAAAAAGCAGGTATTTGTCCTGCTCTTCTTTTCCCTATTTTCTTTTTTATGTGCACAAAATAACAGTTGGCAGCCTCTTGGCCCCAATGATTTTAGTCAACCTTCTTTTGGAACCTCTGATATTACAAGTCTTAGTATTGCCCCCAATGGGACCATCTACTTTGGTTATAGTGATTATAGCAACAATGGCAAAGCTACAGTAAAGAAATTTAATGGAATCAATTGGGAAACGGTGGGAGTAGAAGGATTTTCCGATGGTATTATTTTACAGATAAAACTGACTACAGCTCCGGACAGCACTCCTTATATAGCTTATCAGGATTATGCACACGGAAATAAAACTAGTGTTATGAAATTTAATGGTACTAATTGGGAAACAGTAGGTACACCTGGTTTTTCAACGGGGCCTGCCATCTTTACAAGCTTAGTAATAGCTCCCGGTAATATACCTTATTTAGGATATTCTGATCTTAATAATAGCAACAAAGCTACTATCATGAAGTTTAATGGTAACAACTGGGAAACTTTGGGTACAGGGGGAATTTCTGCGGGAGATGCTCAATATGTAAGTCTTGCTCTGGCACAAAACGGTACACTTTACGCAGGGTACCGAGATATCGTTAATGGCGGAAAAGCTACGGTGAAAAAGTTTGATGGAGCCAACTGGGTTACCGTAGGTACGGAAGGGTTTTCGACAGATATGAGCGCTGCGTACACTAGTCTTGTTATAGCTCCTAATGGTACTCCTTATATTGGTTATTCAGATTTCTATGACACTGAGAAAGCTACTGTTATGAAATTTAATGGGAGTAATTGGGAAACAGTAGGCCCTGCACAATTTTCTGATGGCACTGCCGTTTATACCTGTCTGGCTATATCACCTGACGGGAGCCCCTATATGGCCTACTCAGACGGTACCAATAACTGGAAAGCTACTGTAAAAAAATTTAACGGAACAAGCTGGATGACCATAGGTACACCCGGAATATCTGCAGGAGGCATTAATTATTATACTGACCTTTCCTTCACTCCGGATAGTAAAAAAATAATTATCGGATACAGTTTATCTACATCCAATGGGATTTTTGCGAAATATTACGATACCGCTGAATTGAATATCAGTGAAACCGAAATCCAACACCCAGGCATCTATCCTAATCCAACTAAAGGAGAACTCAATATAAAGACAGCTAAAAAAATAAAATCCGCAACAGTCTTAGACCTATCCGGAAGAATCATTTTAACAACCTCATCATCCAAAGTGAATATTTCTTTTGTACCCAAAGGTGCATACATGCTCAATATTCAGTTCTCAGATGGTACTACTTTCTCTCAGAAAATAATGAAAGAGTAA
- the zwf gene encoding glucose-6-phosphate dehydrogenase, which translates to MNENKILKPTTIIIFGATGDLAKRKLFPAFYNLYIDGRMPESFNIVALGRADNSDEYFKNYIKENLENFSRKKVTAKDWEGFQSHITYFQHQLDQESSYEKLHQKLEDFDKAYGLRANRLFYLSIGPNFISTISNHIKNTSLATDPKKDRIIIEKPFGHNLQSAIELNQLLSQTFEEEQIYRIDHYLGKETVQNILAFRFGNAIFEPLWDNKHIESVQITVAEEVGVETRGAFYEQTGALRDMVQNHLLQILCMIAMEPPASLESGQIRDRKVDVLKAIRRISADQVDHYAVRGQYGKGVVNGVEAKGYRQEDGIAEDSNTETFAAVKFYLDNERWQDVPFYVRTGKKMEEKHSYITIQFKPLPHSTFSDSPHLLSANRLVINIQPLMDIRLQFMAKRPGLSLVLEPVEMIFDFFACHEDTPEAYETLLLDALLGDLTLFMRSDQVEEAWDVVKTIQEAWETNKDSSFPNYKAGSWGPEGSFALVERQGHSWSTDKTIEDCKPVQI; encoded by the coding sequence ATGAATGAAAATAAAATTTTGAAGCCCACTACGATCATTATCTTTGGTGCTACAGGAGACCTGGCAAAAAGAAAACTTTTTCCAGCGTTTTACAACCTATATATCGATGGCAGAATGCCCGAAAGTTTTAATATCGTTGCGTTAGGTAGGGCGGATAACAGTGATGAATACTTTAAAAATTATATTAAAGAAAATCTGGAAAATTTCTCCAGAAAAAAAGTAACCGCTAAAGACTGGGAAGGCTTTCAGTCCCATATCACATACTTTCAGCATCAGCTGGATCAGGAAAGTTCTTATGAAAAATTACATCAGAAATTAGAAGACTTTGATAAGGCTTACGGGCTTAGAGCTAATAGGCTATTTTATTTATCGATTGGTCCTAATTTCATTTCCACCATTTCCAACCATATCAAAAATACGTCATTAGCGACTGATCCTAAAAAAGACCGGATTATTATCGAAAAGCCTTTTGGTCATAATCTGCAATCTGCGATCGAGCTGAATCAACTTCTGTCACAAACATTTGAAGAAGAGCAGATCTATCGTATCGATCATTATCTTGGAAAGGAAACCGTGCAAAATATACTGGCATTTAGATTTGGAAATGCGATTTTCGAACCTTTATGGGATAATAAGCATATAGAATCGGTACAAATTACGGTTGCTGAAGAAGTTGGGGTTGAAACCAGAGGAGCTTTCTACGAGCAGACCGGAGCATTAAGAGATATGGTTCAGAACCACTTATTACAGATTCTCTGTATGATCGCTATGGAACCACCGGCTTCATTGGAATCGGGTCAGATTAGGGATCGTAAAGTTGATGTCCTAAAGGCTATTCGCAGAATTTCAGCAGACCAGGTGGATCACTATGCGGTAAGAGGTCAGTATGGGAAAGGGGTAGTGAATGGAGTTGAAGCCAAAGGTTATCGCCAGGAAGATGGAATTGCTGAGGATTCTAATACAGAAACATTTGCAGCAGTAAAATTCTACTTGGATAATGAAAGGTGGCAGGATGTACCTTTTTACGTACGTACCGGAAAAAAAATGGAAGAAAAACATTCTTACATTACCATTCAGTTTAAACCGCTTCCACACTCAACTTTTTCGGACAGCCCACATCTTTTATCAGCAAACAGGCTTGTAATTAATATTCAGCCATTGATGGATATCAGACTACAGTTTATGGCAAAAAGACCAGGGCTTTCATTAGTTCTGGAACCGGTAGAGATGATTTTTGATTTCTTTGCCTGTCATGAAGATACTCCCGAAGCCTATGAAACTTTGTTGCTAGATGCCCTTTTAGGAGATCTTACTTTATTTATGCGTTCCGACCAGGTAGAAGAAGCCTGGGATGTTGTAAAAACGATACAGGAAGCCTGGGAAACTAATAAAGATTCATCTTTTCCAAACTATAAAGCTGGAAGCTGGGGACCGGAGGGTAGTTTTGCACTGGTTGAAAGACAAGGACATAGCTGGTCGACAGATAAAACCATAGAAGATTGTAAACCCGTACAAATTTAA
- a CDS encoding ASCH domain-containing protein, which yields MLFKEIHLQGIKSGKISLAFRNWQKASVNKGSLLHTSIGLVEIRAVEAISENDITDKDALNAGFTDKKQLLKSLISSNKGTLFKITVSYHSPDPRIDLREQSELSKQEFEDLTRKLERLDQFSKSGPWTKSVLYAINENPNFHAIGIADLTGFEKEWLKLNIRKLKNLGLTISLQIGYELSPLGKEYLKKGLPYN from the coding sequence ATGTTGTTTAAGGAAATACATTTGCAAGGGATCAAATCCGGGAAAATTAGTCTAGCTTTTCGCAATTGGCAAAAGGCTTCTGTAAATAAAGGAAGTCTTTTACATACTTCTATAGGCTTGGTTGAAATCCGTGCTGTTGAAGCCATTAGTGAAAATGACATAACGGATAAAGATGCTCTGAATGCGGGTTTTACAGACAAAAAACAATTGCTGAAATCGCTTATATCCAGCAATAAGGGAACGCTTTTTAAAATAACAGTCAGTTATCATTCGCCAGATCCCCGAATTGATTTAAGAGAACAATCGGAACTATCAAAACAGGAATTTGAGGACCTGACAAGAAAACTGGAACGGTTGGATCAGTTTAGTAAATCGGGTCCCTGGACAAAATCTGTCTTATATGCCATAAATGAAAATCCTAATTTTCATGCAATTGGAATCGCAGATTTAACAGGATTTGAAAAAGAATGGCTAAAACTAAATATCCGAAAACTAAAGAATCTGGGTTTAACAATAAGCCTACAAATCGGGTATGAGCTCTCACCGTTAGGAAAAGAATATCTTAAAAAAGGATTGCCGTATAATTAA
- a CDS encoding GLPGLI family protein — translation MSKNIFFLTLIFLSSLLFSQQKNYSFGYRLEYVPDSTNVLNTRMENFTLFVENGKSYFVSDNFIKRDSIIKTFSNLQNLNFSNTPNTRFKSVLIKNKEKNSLTFYDNVLKYFFSYNESPRFEWKLIDEKQKIGTYSCFKAETEYGGRKWTAWYTKEIPFQDGPYKFNGLPGLIVKISDSENNFTYELSSIKKSNLPENVIFSKKYLEKHKKLSKEDYIKAIKNINENIINELSMSGLKIAPESVEAAKANLKRKNNPIELK, via the coding sequence ATGAGTAAAAATATTTTTTTTCTTACATTAATTTTTCTTTCTTCACTACTTTTTTCACAACAAAAAAACTATTCTTTTGGTTATAGGCTGGAATATGTCCCAGATTCAACCAATGTTCTTAATACAAGAATGGAAAACTTTACTTTATTTGTTGAAAATGGAAAATCCTATTTCGTTAGTGATAACTTTATTAAACGAGATTCAATTATTAAGACTTTTAGTAACCTACAAAATTTAAATTTTTCTAATACTCCCAATACTCGCTTCAAATCTGTTTTAATTAAGAATAAGGAAAAAAACAGTCTTACTTTCTATGATAATGTTTTAAAATACTTTTTTAGCTATAATGAAAGTCCAAGATTTGAATGGAAATTGATTGATGAAAAACAGAAAATTGGAACTTACTCTTGTTTTAAAGCTGAAACAGAATATGGCGGAAGAAAGTGGACAGCTTGGTATACTAAAGAGATTCCTTTTCAGGATGGTCCTTATAAATTTAATGGATTACCAGGATTAATAGTTAAAATTTCAGACTCTGAAAATAACTTTACTTATGAATTGAGCAGTATAAAGAAAAGCAACCTGCCAGAAAATGTGATATTTAGTAAAAAATATTTGGAAAAGCATAAGAAACTATCTAAGGAAGATTATATAAAAGCCATTAAAAACATTAATGAAAACATTATTAATGAGCTTTCTATGAGTGGTTTAAAAATAGCTCCTGAAAGTGTAGAGGCTGCTAAAGCAAATCTTAAAAGAAAAAACAATCCAATCGAGCTAAAATAA